A part of Macaca mulatta isolate MMU2019108-1 chromosome 12, T2T-MMU8v2.0, whole genome shotgun sequence genomic DNA contains:
- the RTP5 gene encoding receptor-transporting protein 5 isoform X4: MRIWGQRCKLCPAPGDCQVRPPGERPFLSRLVLHILQDCYGDGLGPTRHPREAYEGCCEACELGVCFLQKAPDPAWSTNTTTGNFPATAWGGTGAVSRGKQLPTSGDDLGKGGGVIAIPFSLVRASNDQVPIAESPAIPASLSQEASLPVTGSHGALVIGQGSIYLSGDSVAMPGGKGFPVAIGDPLFHGPGLLGSSIQTFELKGFLFKGRGSLCSPVGVAQGWGPVSLNNGLVPAGKHTPTMFYCVGLSASGEGSLTFPSSLTSIFTNIFSEATDGPVATKEASITLPFIFTDVKDAVAEVAEGNEKEGGGQGLIPVGHDPLPETNAGDLASQVKGSLALSFPADVQGKDSFTDISEGKEKEGGLVTAGQDAPLEADAQGPVTVSEGSITIPFSVFDVIKHKGGGHVAYGPQGNGCVSQGYYQKRRLRSRFHKARCGCRWEEDERPGRAGRRPHAEPYEDFWIWVSMTVCVFWLMCMCRLNPGIYPQQV, encoded by the coding sequence ATGCGCATCTGGGGCCAGCGGTGCAAGCTGTGCCCTGCGCCCGGGGACTGCCAGGTGAGGCCCCCAGGCGAGCGGCCCTTCCTcagcaggctggtcttgcacATCCTGCAGGACTGCTACGGGGATGGCCTCGGCCCAACCCGGCACCCCAGGGAGGCCTACGAGGGCTGCTGTGAGGCCTGCGAGCTGGGGGTCTGTTTCCTTCAGAAGGCCCCAGACCCTGCCTGGAGCACCAACACCACGACAGGCAACTTCCCTGCCACGGCCTGGGGTGGCACCGGCGCCGTCTCCAGGGGCAAACAGCTGCCCACCTCCGGCGATGACCTCGGCAAGGGTGGTGGTGTCATCGCCATCCCGTTCTCCCTTGTGCGCGCCAGCAATGACCAGGTGCCCATCGCTGAGAGCCCTGCAATCCCTGCCTCTCTTTCacaggaggcctctctccctgTGACCGGCAGCCATGGGGCTCTGGTCATTGGCCAGGGCTCCATCTACCTGTCTGGGGATTCTGTGGCCATGCCTGGGGGCAAAGGCTTCCCAGTGGCCATTGGAGACCCCCTCTTCCATGGCCCCGGCCTCCTCGGCAGCAGTATCCAGACCTTCGAGCTCAAAGGTTTCCTTTTCAAGGGCCGGGGTTCCCTCTGTAGCCCCGTTGGCGTGGCCCAGGGCTGGGGCCCCGTCTCCCTCAACAATGGCCTTGTCCCTGCGGGGAAACACACGCCAACCATGTTCTACTGCGTCGGCCTCTCGGCCAGTGGGGAGGGCTCCCtcaccttcccctcctccctcactAGCATCTTCACCAACATCTTCTCAGAGGCCACCGATGGCCCTGTGGCCACTAAAGAGGCCTCCATCACCCTCCCCTTCATCTTTACTGATGTCAAGGACGCCGTTGCTGAAGTGGCTGAAGGCAACGAGAAGGAAGGAGGCGGCCAGGGCCTCATCCCTGTGGGTCACGACCCCCTGCCAGAGACCAACGCTGGTGACCTCGCCTCCCAGGTCAAGGGCTCCCTCGCCCTCTCCTTCCCTGCTGATGTCCAAGGCAAAGATTCCTTTACTGACATCTCTGaaggcaaagagaaggaaggtggCCTCGTCACCGCGGGTCAGGACGCCCCTCTGGAGGCCGATGCCCAGGGCCCCGTCACCGTCAGTGAGGGCTCCATCACCATCCCCTTCTCAGTCTTCGATGTCATAAAGCACAAGGGCGGTGGCCACGTTGCCTACGGCCCCCAGGGCAATGGCTGCGTCTCCCAAGGCTATTACCAGAAGAGGCGGCTGAGGTCCAGGTTCCACAAGGCCCGCTGTGGGTGCCGCTGGGAGGAAGACGAGCGCCCTGGCCGCGCCGGTCGCAGGCCGCACGCCGAGCCCTACGAGGATTTCTGGATCTGGGTGTCCATGACCGTGTGCGTCTTCTGGCTCATGTGCATGTGTCGGCTGAACCCCGGGATCTACCCGCAGCAAGTGTGA
- the RTP5 gene encoding receptor-transporting protein 5 isoform X3 has translation MDGAGADMWASTFTLAMAERKPQDVWVLLPEHSLVPGRLDGGGVQYLLVGLSRLQCSRCPGTWDSAHVHVLFHLWWDRAGRRGLVKMRIWGQRCKLCPAPGDCQKAPDPAWSTNTTTGNFPATAWGGTGAVSRGKQLPTSGDDLGKGGGVIAIPFSLVRASNDQVPIAESPAIPASLSQEASLPVTGSHGALVIGQGSIYLSGDSVAMPGGKGFPVAIGDPLFHGPGLLGSSIQTFELKGFLFKGRGSLCSPVGVAQGWGPVSLNNGLVPAGKHTPTMFYCVGLSASGEGSLTFPSSLTSIFTNIFSEATDGPVATKEASITLPFIFTDVKDAVAEVAEGNEKEGGGQGLIPVGHDPLPETNAGDLASQVKGSLALSFPADVQGKDSFTDISEGKEKEGGLVTAGQDAPLEADAQGPVTVSEGSITIPFSVFDVIKHKGGGHVAYGPQGNGCVSQGYYQKRRLRSRFHKARCGCRWEEDERPGRAGRRPHAEPYEDFWIWVSMTVCVFWLMCMCRLNPGIYPQQV, from the exons ATGGACGGGGCTGGGGCAGACATGTGGGCCAGCACCTTCACCCTGGCCATGGCCGAGAGGAAACCCCAGGACGTCTGGGTTCTGCTACCTGAGCACAGCCTGGTCCCAGGACGCCTGGACGGCGGTGGCGTCCAGTACCTGCTGGTGGGGCTCTCGAG GCTCCAGTGCAGTCGCTGTCCGGGGACCTGGGACTCGGCCCACGTGCATGTCCTTTTCCACCTGTGGTGGGACAGGGCCGGCCGCCGGGGGCTGGTGAAGATGCGCATCTGGGGCCAGCGGTGCAAGCTGTGCCCTGCGCCCGGGGACTGCCAG AAGGCCCCAGACCCTGCCTGGAGCACCAACACCACGACAGGCAACTTCCCTGCCACGGCCTGGGGTGGCACCGGCGCCGTCTCCAGGGGCAAACAGCTGCCCACCTCCGGCGATGACCTCGGCAAGGGTGGTGGTGTCATCGCCATCCCGTTCTCCCTTGTGCGCGCCAGCAATGACCAGGTGCCCATCGCTGAGAGCCCTGCAATCCCTGCCTCTCTTTCacaggaggcctctctccctgTGACCGGCAGCCATGGGGCTCTGGTCATTGGCCAGGGCTCCATCTACCTGTCTGGGGATTCTGTGGCCATGCCTGGGGGCAAAGGCTTCCCAGTGGCCATTGGAGACCCCCTCTTCCATGGCCCCGGCCTCCTCGGCAGCAGTATCCAGACCTTCGAGCTCAAAGGTTTCCTTTTCAAGGGCCGGGGTTCCCTCTGTAGCCCCGTTGGCGTGGCCCAGGGCTGGGGCCCCGTCTCCCTCAACAATGGCCTTGTCCCTGCGGGGAAACACACGCCAACCATGTTCTACTGCGTCGGCCTCTCGGCCAGTGGGGAGGGCTCCCtcaccttcccctcctccctcactAGCATCTTCACCAACATCTTCTCAGAGGCCACCGATGGCCCTGTGGCCACTAAAGAGGCCTCCATCACCCTCCCCTTCATCTTTACTGATGTCAAGGACGCCGTTGCTGAAGTGGCTGAAGGCAACGAGAAGGAAGGAGGCGGCCAGGGCCTCATCCCTGTGGGTCACGACCCCCTGCCAGAGACCAACGCTGGTGACCTCGCCTCCCAGGTCAAGGGCTCCCTCGCCCTCTCCTTCCCTGCTGATGTCCAAGGCAAAGATTCCTTTACTGACATCTCTGaaggcaaagagaaggaaggtggCCTCGTCACCGCGGGTCAGGACGCCCCTCTGGAGGCCGATGCCCAGGGCCCCGTCACCGTCAGTGAGGGCTCCATCACCATCCCCTTCTCAGTCTTCGATGTCATAAAGCACAAGGGCGGTGGCCACGTTGCCTACGGCCCCCAGGGCAATGGCTGCGTCTCCCAAGGCTATTACCAGAAGAGGCGGCTGAGGTCCAGGTTCCACAAGGCCCGCTGTGGGTGCCGCTGGGAGGAAGACGAGCGCCCTGGCCGCGCCGGTCGCAGGCCGCACGCCGAGCCCTACGAGGATTTCTGGATCTGGGTGTCCATGACCGTGTGCGTCTTCTGGCTCATGTGCATGTGTCGGCTGAACCCCGGGATCTACCCGCAGCAAGTGTGA
- the RTP5 gene encoding receptor-transporting protein 5 isoform X2 has product MHAFPLLSVSAGLPLPVLTPTHKTPAEPRGRQVADTSQRPGQSGFCCKTAERRLQCSRCPGTWDSAHVHVLFHLWWDRAGRRGLVKMRIWGQRCKLCPAPGDCQVRPPGERPFLSRLVLHILQDCYGDGLGPTRHPREAYEGCCEACELGVCFLQKAPDPAWSTNTTTGNFPATAWGGTGAVSRGKQLPTSGDDLGKGGGVIAIPFSLVRASNDQVPIAESPAIPASLSQEASLPVTGSHGALVIGQGSIYLSGDSVAMPGGKGFPVAIGDPLFHGPGLLGSSIQTFELKGFLFKGRGSLCSPVGVAQGWGPVSLNNGLVPAGKHTPTMFYCVGLSASGEGSLTFPSSLTSIFTNIFSEATDGPVATKEASITLPFIFTDVKDAVAEVAEGNEKEGGGQGLIPVGHDPLPETNAGDLASQVKGSLALSFPADVQGKDSFTDISEGKEKEGGLVTAGQDAPLEADAQGPVTVSEGSITIPFSVFDVIKHKGGGHVAYGPQGNGCVSQGYYQKRRLRSRFHKARCGCRWEEDERPGRAGRRPHAEPYEDFWIWVSMTVCVFWLMCMCRLNPGIYPQQV; this is encoded by the exons ATGCATGCTTTTCCCCTTCTAAGTGTGTCAGCTGGCCTGCCTCTTCCTGTGTTAACCCCAACTCACAAAACACCAGCAGAGCCACGCGGGCGGCAGGTGGCCGACACCTCACAGAGGCCAGGCCAGAGCGGGTTTTGCTGCAAAActgctgagaggag GCTCCAGTGCAGTCGCTGTCCGGGGACCTGGGACTCGGCCCACGTGCATGTCCTTTTCCACCTGTGGTGGGACAGGGCCGGCCGCCGGGGGCTGGTGAAGATGCGCATCTGGGGCCAGCGGTGCAAGCTGTGCCCTGCGCCCGGGGACTGCCAGGTGAGGCCCCCAGGCGAGCGGCCCTTCCTcagcaggctggtcttgcacATCCTGCAGGACTGCTACGGGGATGGCCTCGGCCCAACCCGGCACCCCAGGGAGGCCTACGAGGGCTGCTGTGAGGCCTGCGAGCTGGGGGTCTGTTTCCTTCAGAAGGCCCCAGACCCTGCCTGGAGCACCAACACCACGACAGGCAACTTCCCTGCCACGGCCTGGGGTGGCACCGGCGCCGTCTCCAGGGGCAAACAGCTGCCCACCTCCGGCGATGACCTCGGCAAGGGTGGTGGTGTCATCGCCATCCCGTTCTCCCTTGTGCGCGCCAGCAATGACCAGGTGCCCATCGCTGAGAGCCCTGCAATCCCTGCCTCTCTTTCacaggaggcctctctccctgTGACCGGCAGCCATGGGGCTCTGGTCATTGGCCAGGGCTCCATCTACCTGTCTGGGGATTCTGTGGCCATGCCTGGGGGCAAAGGCTTCCCAGTGGCCATTGGAGACCCCCTCTTCCATGGCCCCGGCCTCCTCGGCAGCAGTATCCAGACCTTCGAGCTCAAAGGTTTCCTTTTCAAGGGCCGGGGTTCCCTCTGTAGCCCCGTTGGCGTGGCCCAGGGCTGGGGCCCCGTCTCCCTCAACAATGGCCTTGTCCCTGCGGGGAAACACACGCCAACCATGTTCTACTGCGTCGGCCTCTCGGCCAGTGGGGAGGGCTCCCtcaccttcccctcctccctcactAGCATCTTCACCAACATCTTCTCAGAGGCCACCGATGGCCCTGTGGCCACTAAAGAGGCCTCCATCACCCTCCCCTTCATCTTTACTGATGTCAAGGACGCCGTTGCTGAAGTGGCTGAAGGCAACGAGAAGGAAGGAGGCGGCCAGGGCCTCATCCCTGTGGGTCACGACCCCCTGCCAGAGACCAACGCTGGTGACCTCGCCTCCCAGGTCAAGGGCTCCCTCGCCCTCTCCTTCCCTGCTGATGTCCAAGGCAAAGATTCCTTTACTGACATCTCTGaaggcaaagagaaggaaggtggCCTCGTCACCGCGGGTCAGGACGCCCCTCTGGAGGCCGATGCCCAGGGCCCCGTCACCGTCAGTGAGGGCTCCATCACCATCCCCTTCTCAGTCTTCGATGTCATAAAGCACAAGGGCGGTGGCCACGTTGCCTACGGCCCCCAGGGCAATGGCTGCGTCTCCCAAGGCTATTACCAGAAGAGGCGGCTGAGGTCCAGGTTCCACAAGGCCCGCTGTGGGTGCCGCTGGGAGGAAGACGAGCGCCCTGGCCGCGCCGGTCGCAGGCCGCACGCCGAGCCCTACGAGGATTTCTGGATCTGGGTGTCCATGACCGTGTGCGTCTTCTGGCTCATGTGCATGTGTCGGCTGAACCCCGGGATCTACCCGCAGCAAGTGTGA
- the RTP5 gene encoding receptor-transporting protein 5 isoform X1 yields the protein MDGAGADMWASTFTLAMAERKPQDVWVLLPEHSLVPGRLDGGGVQYLLVGLSRLQCSRCPGTWDSAHVHVLFHLWWDRAGRRGLVKMRIWGQRCKLCPAPGDCQVRPPGERPFLSRLVLHILQDCYGDGLGPTRHPREAYEGCCEACELGVCFLQKAPDPAWSTNTTTGNFPATAWGGTGAVSRGKQLPTSGDDLGKGGGVIAIPFSLVRASNDQVPIAESPAIPASLSQEASLPVTGSHGALVIGQGSIYLSGDSVAMPGGKGFPVAIGDPLFHGPGLLGSSIQTFELKGFLFKGRGSLCSPVGVAQGWGPVSLNNGLVPAGKHTPTMFYCVGLSASGEGSLTFPSSLTSIFTNIFSEATDGPVATKEASITLPFIFTDVKDAVAEVAEGNEKEGGGQGLIPVGHDPLPETNAGDLASQVKGSLALSFPADVQGKDSFTDISEGKEKEGGLVTAGQDAPLEADAQGPVTVSEGSITIPFSVFDVIKHKGGGHVAYGPQGNGCVSQGYYQKRRLRSRFHKARCGCRWEEDERPGRAGRRPHAEPYEDFWIWVSMTVCVFWLMCMCRLNPGIYPQQV from the exons ATGGACGGGGCTGGGGCAGACATGTGGGCCAGCACCTTCACCCTGGCCATGGCCGAGAGGAAACCCCAGGACGTCTGGGTTCTGCTACCTGAGCACAGCCTGGTCCCAGGACGCCTGGACGGCGGTGGCGTCCAGTACCTGCTGGTGGGGCTCTCGAG GCTCCAGTGCAGTCGCTGTCCGGGGACCTGGGACTCGGCCCACGTGCATGTCCTTTTCCACCTGTGGTGGGACAGGGCCGGCCGCCGGGGGCTGGTGAAGATGCGCATCTGGGGCCAGCGGTGCAAGCTGTGCCCTGCGCCCGGGGACTGCCAGGTGAGGCCCCCAGGCGAGCGGCCCTTCCTcagcaggctggtcttgcacATCCTGCAGGACTGCTACGGGGATGGCCTCGGCCCAACCCGGCACCCCAGGGAGGCCTACGAGGGCTGCTGTGAGGCCTGCGAGCTGGGGGTCTGTTTCCTTCAGAAGGCCCCAGACCCTGCCTGGAGCACCAACACCACGACAGGCAACTTCCCTGCCACGGCCTGGGGTGGCACCGGCGCCGTCTCCAGGGGCAAACAGCTGCCCACCTCCGGCGATGACCTCGGCAAGGGTGGTGGTGTCATCGCCATCCCGTTCTCCCTTGTGCGCGCCAGCAATGACCAGGTGCCCATCGCTGAGAGCCCTGCAATCCCTGCCTCTCTTTCacaggaggcctctctccctgTGACCGGCAGCCATGGGGCTCTGGTCATTGGCCAGGGCTCCATCTACCTGTCTGGGGATTCTGTGGCCATGCCTGGGGGCAAAGGCTTCCCAGTGGCCATTGGAGACCCCCTCTTCCATGGCCCCGGCCTCCTCGGCAGCAGTATCCAGACCTTCGAGCTCAAAGGTTTCCTTTTCAAGGGCCGGGGTTCCCTCTGTAGCCCCGTTGGCGTGGCCCAGGGCTGGGGCCCCGTCTCCCTCAACAATGGCCTTGTCCCTGCGGGGAAACACACGCCAACCATGTTCTACTGCGTCGGCCTCTCGGCCAGTGGGGAGGGCTCCCtcaccttcccctcctccctcactAGCATCTTCACCAACATCTTCTCAGAGGCCACCGATGGCCCTGTGGCCACTAAAGAGGCCTCCATCACCCTCCCCTTCATCTTTACTGATGTCAAGGACGCCGTTGCTGAAGTGGCTGAAGGCAACGAGAAGGAAGGAGGCGGCCAGGGCCTCATCCCTGTGGGTCACGACCCCCTGCCAGAGACCAACGCTGGTGACCTCGCCTCCCAGGTCAAGGGCTCCCTCGCCCTCTCCTTCCCTGCTGATGTCCAAGGCAAAGATTCCTTTACTGACATCTCTGaaggcaaagagaaggaaggtggCCTCGTCACCGCGGGTCAGGACGCCCCTCTGGAGGCCGATGCCCAGGGCCCCGTCACCGTCAGTGAGGGCTCCATCACCATCCCCTTCTCAGTCTTCGATGTCATAAAGCACAAGGGCGGTGGCCACGTTGCCTACGGCCCCCAGGGCAATGGCTGCGTCTCCCAAGGCTATTACCAGAAGAGGCGGCTGAGGTCCAGGTTCCACAAGGCCCGCTGTGGGTGCCGCTGGGAGGAAGACGAGCGCCCTGGCCGCGCCGGTCGCAGGCCGCACGCCGAGCCCTACGAGGATTTCTGGATCTGGGTGTCCATGACCGTGTGCGTCTTCTGGCTCATGTGCATGTGTCGGCTGAACCCCGGGATCTACCCGCAGCAAGTGTGA